The segment AACCGTCATGACAATCGCCGGAACGACCATGAGTACCGCGCTCGGGAAGACCGTGGTACCGAGAGAGGTCCCCGTTGGTCAGATGAGACCGACTCAGGAGACGATAACAACTCCCGGTACAACCGCGACAACAACCCGCGTTACTACTAACCAAAGGTTCAACGCACAGCAAGGAACATGAAAGCTTTGATGATCGCCATTGCCGTCACCAGCGTAGTTGCCTCCTATCTACTTCTTCAGGCTTTCCCTGAGGACGAGGTCTCTGTTGATGGCTACCCTGAGGCGTAGAACTCAAGTGACATACATCATGCAGAAGCCGGTTTCTTAAGAAGCCGGCTTCTTTTTTTCAATTGTTTCTGCGCTGTTTTTCAGAAATTTGCCTTAGAACAGATTGGTGTACCCATGTTAGAAGGATTGCTGCCCCAGATAAGAGCTTGCCAATTGTGCGCTGCTCACTTGCCGCATGGCCCCAGACCAGTGCTACGGGCAGCCACTTCGGCGCGACTTATGATTGTGGGGCAGGCACCCGGCACCAAAGTACACGCCTCGGGTATTCCGTGGGATGATCAGAGCGGCAAACGGCTGCGCAGCTGGCTAGGGCTCACGCCCGATGAATTCTACAATGAAGCCAACGTAGCCATTGTGCCCACCGCCTTCTGCTATCCCGGCACCGGCCCTTCCGGCGACCTTCCGCCCCGCCCCGAGTGCTTCAAGCACTGGCACCCGCAATTGCTGCCTTTGCTGCCCAACATTCAGTTGACCCTGCTCATTGGCACCTACGCGCAACGGGCGTTCCTGGGCGCAAACGCCAAGTCAACCCTTACCCAGACCGTAGAAGCCTGGCAGGACTACCTACCTCAATACCTGCCCCTGCCCCACCCTTCGCCCAGAAACATTGCTTGGTTTAAACGCCACCCTTGGTTTGAGCGCGAAGTCATCCCTACCCTGCAGGAAATTGTACAGGCAACTTTGCACGGCTAAAAGAACCAACGTGTTTTTTGCCTATTTTCACGAAAACAGGCTGAAAGCGCATGAGCATTTCTTTGCAAAGTAAACTGCCTAATGTAGGCACCACTATTTTCTCCACCATGAGCCAACTGGCTCTGCAGCACGGAGCCATTAACTTATCCCAAGGCTTTCCTGATTTTGATTGCCCACCAGAGCTAGTGGACTTGGTAGCCGATGCCATGCGTTCCGGATTTAACCAGTACGCGCCAAGCCCCGGCTTGCCTTTGCTGCGGCAGAAAATTAGCCAGAAAACAGAGCAGCTTTACGGCCATTTAGCAAATCCAGACACCGAAGTAACTGTTACCTCTGGTGCCACTGAAGCCCTGTTTGCCGCCATTGCTGCCGTGGTTCAACCCGGAGATGAAGTGATGGTGCTGGAGCCCTGCTATGATTCCTACGTGCCCGCTATTGAGTTGAGCGGCGGGGTGCCGGTGTTCGTGCCCTTGCGCTTTCCTGATTTTAGTGTGGATTGGCAGCAGGTAGAAGACAACCTGACGGAGAA is part of the Rufibacter tibetensis genome and harbors:
- a CDS encoding uracil-DNA glycosylase family protein → MLEGLLPQIRACQLCAAHLPHGPRPVLRAATSARLMIVGQAPGTKVHASGIPWDDQSGKRLRSWLGLTPDEFYNEANVAIVPTAFCYPGTGPSGDLPPRPECFKHWHPQLLPLLPNIQLTLLIGTYAQRAFLGANAKSTLTQTVEAWQDYLPQYLPLPHPSPRNIAWFKRHPWFEREVIPTLQEIVQATLHG